The following are encoded together in the Adhaeribacter arboris genome:
- a CDS encoding ComEA family DNA-binding protein, whose translation MKSFKRWIRNYFHFNQRETNGFIFLLLVLALVAVLPYLWKTTNATYDPGPDRQILDSLAAQLKTSPYQPYGPKKQIASAKPIPAELLHPFDPNKLNQKQWEQLGLPAFVAKRLLTYRDKAHGFTYKEQIQRVYGFPPELYAQLEPYINLPVTNNSRSYANTESKNEPSYSKYPENTKPRYTRKSNFLAPFDINAADTIQLKKLRGIGSKLAARIIKFRDKLGGFENLEQLREVYGLPPEMVDSLRKYSFVDKSFQANKVNVNAATLAQLQQHPYLGYKLARHIVAYRTQHGPFSSLDDLRNIKTLDEATYQKIKPYLAL comes from the coding sequence AAAGCTTTAAACGCTGGATTCGTAATTATTTTCATTTTAATCAACGCGAAACCAACGGCTTTATTTTTCTTTTATTAGTTCTCGCGTTGGTGGCTGTTCTTCCTTACTTATGGAAAACAACCAATGCTACCTATGATCCCGGGCCCGATCGGCAAATTTTGGATAGCCTGGCGGCGCAATTGAAGACTAGCCCTTACCAGCCTTACGGGCCAAAAAAACAAATAGCAAGTGCTAAACCTATTCCGGCGGAATTATTACATCCCTTTGATCCAAATAAATTGAATCAAAAGCAATGGGAACAATTGGGTTTACCGGCTTTCGTGGCTAAACGCCTGCTTACCTACCGCGATAAAGCCCATGGTTTTACCTATAAAGAACAAATTCAACGTGTTTACGGGTTTCCGCCCGAATTATATGCGCAATTAGAACCTTATATCAACTTACCGGTTACTAATAATTCCCGTTCCTACGCGAATACCGAGTCGAAAAACGAACCATCGTATTCAAAGTATCCGGAAAATACAAAGCCCAGGTATACCCGTAAATCTAATTTTTTAGCACCTTTTGATATTAATGCCGCCGATACCATTCAGTTGAAAAAGCTGCGAGGCATTGGTTCGAAATTAGCTGCCCGTATTATTAAATTTCGGGATAAATTAGGTGGTTTCGAGAACCTGGAACAACTGCGCGAGGTGTATGGCTTACCGCCCGAAATGGTGGATAGCCTACGGAAATATTCTTTCGTAGATAAAAGTTTTCAGGCAAATAAAGTTAACGTAAATGCGGCTACCTTAGCTCAATTACAGCAACACCCGTACTTGGGTTATAAACTAGCCCGGCATATTGTGGCTTACCGCACGCAGCACGGCCCTTTCTCTTCCCTCGACGATCTCCGCAACATTAAAACCCTGGACGAAGCTACTTATCAAAAAATTAAACCTTACCTCGCCTTGTAG